A genomic window from Glycine max cultivar Williams 82 chromosome 17, Glycine_max_v4.0, whole genome shotgun sequence includes:
- the LOC100798979 gene encoding uncharacterized protein, which yields MDFGSSFFVTQEKFNLFHRMDRELYKILVVSLFRDPAESMQVHAMWLWLERVGFRNVVKRVLALPNILINDVADETVMCLNCINSNNNNLKMSSLFSSESSEIPLLQSLVDKEISLQFVYENRSSALQGVAKVMQEVCVRAFTDIMQQAMIRNSNDRAIRQSSSSENNNHNHGPVWFGSIGPANLRGEEVPADDRTLFVTFSKGYRVEEWEVREFFAMAYGDCMEALFMQEVQPNEQALFARIVFRNVSTIDMILRGANKAKFTINGKHVWARKFVPKRNATRSLLATSFNNFPGESSSSSSSSRP from the coding sequence ATGGATTTTGGGTCTTCTTTCTTCGTGACCCAAGAGAAGTTCAACCTGTTCCACAGAATGGACAGAGAACTCTACAAGATTCTTGTGGTGAGCCTTTTCCGCGATCCAGCAGAGTCCATGCAAGTCCATGCAATGTGGCTGTGGCTGGAGAGGGTGGGGTTTCGTAACGTGGTGAAGAGGGTATTGGCCTTGCCCAACATATTGATCAACGACGTTGCAGATGAAACAGTAATGTGCCTGAACTGCATCAACAGTAACAACAATAACTTAAAGATGTCATCTTTATTCTCTTCCGAGAGCAGCGAGATTCCCCTTCTCCAGAGCCTTGTGGATAAGGAAATCTCTCTCCAATTCGTGTATGAAAACCGAAGCAGCGCGCTTCAAGGAGTGGCCAAAGTGATGCAAGAGGTGTGTGTGAGGGCATTCACTGACATCATGCAGCAAGCCATGATAAGAAACTCAAACGACAGAGCAATAAGACAAAGTAGTTCATCAGAGAATAACAACCATAATCATGGGCCTGTGTGGTTTGGGTCAATTGGGCCAGCTAATTTGAGGGGTGAAGAAGTGCCAGCGGATGATAGGACTTTGTTCGTGACGTTCTCGAAGGGGTATCGCGTGGAAGAGTGGGAAGTGAGAGAGTTCTTTGCCATGGCGTATGGGGATTGCATGGAGGCATTGTTCATGCAGGAAGTGCAGCCGAATGAACAAGCACTCTTCGCTCGCATTGTTTTTCGTAATGTTTCCACCATTGACATGATACTCAGAGGAGCTAACAAAGCCAAATTCACCATCAATGGGAAGCATGTGTGGGCTCGAAAGTTTGTGCCTAAACGAAACGCCACAAGGAGTTTGCTTGCAACATCATTCAACAACTTTCCCGGGGAATCCTCCAGCTCTAGCTCTAGCTCTAGACCGTAG
- the LOC100527624 gene encoding uncharacterized protein LOC100527624 produces the protein MCYTAHPLFIPHKLYPTLSAVALRLSFSHSTLSSSFYLVSAKTMPFALENNGGVTIGRSSFAYCVAICDRDFPEDDSDSSSDSSIGRNSISSEDSSDREDAVEVEVQSSFKGPLDTINDLEEDLPVKKGISKFYSGKSKSFTSLADAAAASSMEEIVKPEDPYAKKRKNLIARNSSIERSRSCANIGGISKRPSNIGGGASCLTLNCSEEGSSSTSISPPCPLPPLHPRAINRSSLPQPSSTGRNPPWRSYSWTDLHSVAEAHDISGLAICSGS, from the exons ATGTGCTACACAGCCCACCCGCTATTTATACCCCACAAACTCTACCCAACCCTCTCTGCTGTTGCGTTGCGTCTTTCATTTTCACACTCAACCCTTTCTTCATCCTTTTATCTCGTCTCTGCCAAAACGATGCCGTTTGCTCTGGAGAATAACGGAGGAGTTACGATCGGACGGTCCTCCTTCGCTTACTGCGTCGCGATCTGCGATCGTGATTTTCCGGAGGATGATTCCGACTCCAGCTCCGACTCCTCCATCGGAAGGAACAGCATCTCGTCGGAAGATTCCTCCGACCGGGAAGACGCCGTCGAAGTTGAGGTTCAGAGTTCCTTCAAAGGCCCTTTGGATACCATCAATGATCTAGAGGAAGATTTACCCGTCAA GAAAGGCATATCTAAGTTCTATAGCGGCAAATCCAAGTCCTTCACAAGCTTAGCAGATGCTGCAGCTGCAAGTTCTATGGAAGAGATAGTGAAGCCAGAGGATCCTTATGCTAAGAAACGCAAGAACTTAATAGCTCGTAACTCCTCAATTGAGAGGAGTCGCAGTTGCGCAAACATTGGTGGAATATCAAAGCGACCCAGTAACATAGGTGGAGGAGCATCTTGTCTCACTCTGAACTGTAGTGAAGAGGGTAGTAGCTCCACTTCAATATCGCCTCCATGCcctcttcctcctcttcatCCCCGTGCTATTAATCGGTCATCGCTGCCTCAACCTTCTTCAACTGGACGAAATCCTCCTTGGAGATCATATTCATGGACTGATCTGCACTCTGTTGCTGAGGCTCATGATATATCTGGTTTGGCTATTTGTAGTGGAAGCTAA